From the genome of Brassica oleracea var. oleracea cultivar TO1000 chromosome C4, BOL, whole genome shotgun sequence:
TCATAATAGAAGATTACCGTTCGTAAACGTGGAGTTAGTGCGGCGGTTCACGAGGGGAGGGGAATGGAACCGCTGGAGTTGTCCCGTCGAGAGGTTCAAAACGTTTACACACTCTTCTTCGGGGATGCAGACCAAACCGTCGCAACTCATCGACGATCTTGTCGCGTCGCAGTGTAAAAATACGAACTCTTCACCCTCTTCCAAACGAGATTCGGGGAGGAGAGTGGGTGAGACGCCGCAGTCGCAGTTGTAAGCGATCAGGATTTTCGGGGTTGATTTTTGAAAATTCAGGTGCTTCTCCACGAAGCACTTTGATTCCAGTATCGATTTCCATTCTTTTGACACACTTTTGAATCTTACCAGAGACTTCAGGGGAAGCCTCACGAGTAACTCTTCCAGCAAATCTGTGTTGATAATAATATTCATCTGACTAGGGAATTTTTTTTCTTCTTGTGATGCATGAGTGTTTGTTATTTTATTAGGCAAAAAATAGATAACATTGTTATCGAAGATATATTTACAAATATAACTAGAATAATATACTGATTTTTTCTTCTTTTTTTTCATACCTGAAGATATATATTGATATTGTTAAGCAAGCAAAACAGTGAATAGATAAATATTGCCTAGTCACAGTGAATAAGTAACTGCTTGCTTTTAATCATCTTTTTCATCAATAACTAAATATTAGATATTTTTCTGTTTTGAATACAAGTTCAAATAATAACTGAGAAAAACCCAAAACATGTAAAAAATATTGATCAGCTGCTGATGACTTCCAACTATACAATAAGATAGATATACCAAATTTTAGAAACGATCTCTAGCTCTCTGTATACGACCAGTGCTTCGGCTTCAGTTGCCGACTCCAGTGCTTCGGCTTCAGTTGCCGACTCTGGGATGCTTAAAGATTTGCGTACGACTTTGATCGATGTTCTGAGGAATGGGTTACACGCTTTCTAAACCCTAAAAAAAAAAGTTTCTAAACCCTAATTAATACACCGGATAAACTCAATGTGCATGAAATTTCATGGGTGAACAAATGATAACTTTTAATAAATAATGTTTTATTATTTTTCCTTTTTGCATATATTATATATTTAATGTATTGTTTCGGACATCTAGTTCATTTTGAAATAAAAAAAAACGGATCTTTTGTAAAGGTTTTTGTTACAAAGAAGAAATAGCGAGAGGAGGTACTGCCAAGTTAGCACAGCAGGACCGGTCCTGGGCAAAGTCTAAAGAAACATTGGCCTTAGAATCCCAAAAATTTTGGAAAAAATTACATAGAAAAAAAGCCCCCAAAAAATTTTTTTTAGGCCCCCAAATTTACCAAAAAAAAATTTTTAGCTATAATTTTTAAAAAACCGCCTACAGCCTCTCGGGGCCGGCACTGTAGCACAGTCTACCCTTGTCAACCGGGAAATGACTACTATGGTCGCGGTCCGATCCAAATCACATGGAACTTCAACTACGGTGCAGCCGTAAGGTTCCTTGGACGACTGCCTCTCTTGAGTCTTGACTGATCCAGATATGTTAGCTCGTAGCCCTGAAGTGGCCTTTTAAGTGTGCCATGTGGTTCTGGAACCAAAACGTTCGTCCAGTCTTAGACCAAGGCTTTGGAGCCACCACGAGAAGGATCAATGGTGGCGAATGCAACGGTGGGCGTCCCGCAGCGGTGCAAAGCAGAGTTGACCGCTACTTGGAGTTCTGTAGGATGTTCGGTATCACTCCCGGAGCTAATCTAAGTTGCTAAATATGTTAAATGTGGTTTATGTGGCACTTTTTATGGTATGGTGTTGTTCTTGCGCGTGTGAGTTAACAAGTAAGAGTATTGAATAAAAGAGTACGATGTGTACTGTATCTTAATTAATGTATCAATGGGTCTTTTTTTAAGTTGTATCCATGTATGGTGTTGTTCACTTGTTTGAATTGGTTTCATAAAATGAATCATACCAGCCAATTCCATAATATAGACTTTCACCTTTTAAAAAAGAAGATTATTACAAAAATTGAATTACGGAGGATTATTTGGCATTTTAGTTTTGTCAACAATATAAGCTGAAAATATGAGAAATTTCTATGAGTGGTACATAATGAGTAAGAAGTGTGAACATATAGTAATTTTTTAGATTGTTTGGTTTTTAGTCTGATAACATAATAAGGTGAAATTAAAAAAAAATTATGTTTGAAAGAACCATTGCCGAGTGACTTAGGTCCTCAATTCACCATTTGGTTCATGCAAACAACTTAGGCGTAAGCAAAATTCAACAATATAAGCTGAAGCTCTCTGGTCCCTTCAAGTCGTAGTTTGCCAACATCACTCGTCTTCCATCCCGATAACATTTCTGTGAGTACCTAAGTTGTAAAAATATCAGATTTTAAACTCCACACAAATTCTACATCCAAAAATTATTTTCAAATATTTCTCATATTGACATATATTTCAAATATAACTCTTTGGTATGCTTGGATTAGAATTCCAATAGATTAGTAGATATAGCATTTTCAAATGCACCGTAGCAACTTGAAATCTCTTTTCTAGTTATACTACTTTGCCCAAATTATGTGAGATTTTGGTTGAACCATTATGAAATTGCGTTTGAGAGTGGTTGTTGACTGTGTTGTACCTAATATAGAATCTCATGCACTATAATTATGTGACATCAATGTAGCATATCATAAGCCACAATGTGTAATTAATTGTCAAATAGTAAGTATTAAAATTAAAATTGTTCAATAAACTAATTATAAACCTAAACGACTGTAAGTGGTTGAAGATTGAAAACTTTACATACTTGTTGATGACAAGAAAATGAACATGTTGTATCTTTGGGTTTGGAATGTTTTTGAAGAGAATTTTTCACAAGACCGTGGTTACTGTAGTTTTGTCGTATGATCATACGATGATGGTAACTTATTTGTATGGTGGCTGCTTCGTTTATGAATTGTTTAATAGAGATCTATATTACCGATAGGTAAAGAACTGAGGTTGTGTTAATAAGGATCTTTATTTACATTTTATCTAAGAGAACAAAATGAATGTTTTCTTTATACTAGCTAATGTCTTTCTATCTTTTCTATAATTTTTTTTTTCATGATAAATAATCATATGGCATTAGATATAAAATTAAATGCATATTTCTTTGGTTTTCTATTGATGTTGTTTATTGACGTAATTTTTTTTAAACCAGACGTCACTTTCTCCTCGAAAATTACATTAGAACACTTCCATAAATGGTATCTAATAGTCTCTCATACTAAAAATATACAAAAGTAATAAAATAGAAAGAGAGATAAATGGTAAAAATTCTCATTTGAAACCGTTTTTAGATATCGTCAAGAACATGATCAAATGACAAATTGTATCATTTTTAGTGGCTTAGATTTTTTAGATATGTTAAAATTGATTATAAAATCAACATATCTTAAAATAATAGTTTTAGTTTTAGATTTTATAAGAGTTCTCACCAATAAAGTTGCTTTTAACAACTAACATTTTTTTTTTTTTGCTAAAAGTCGACTAATGATGTCATGTAACGTTAAAACCCAACTTGAATACAGTTTTGTAATATATATATTAAATGGAACGTATTGTGGTGTAGAATTTTTTTACTTATATTTATTTTTTATTTTATTCTATAACTCTTTATGTTATTTAATTATGGACAACACAGGACAACACATAATTACGTTCAATTTAATATATATATATATATATATATATATACGTATAATTTATTTACTGATCACTTAATTGCATAACATGACATATGATTTATTTATCAAATTTGAAGTAAAAAAAATATTGATTAAAAAATGAAACACTCGAAACATACATAATTTTACAAGATTATCTAAAGAAAACAAATACTAAAATTGAAAATAAGCAACATAACATAAAACTAAAACCATGGATAGTAGTAGAGACTTAATATTCTGGTAAGTTACTTCTATATCCACCAAAGTTGTTAAAAACATTTCCAAATAAGGTAGATGGAGAAGGAGTTTCTTGATCATGTTGTTGACTACATCATTTTAGTAGAATTTACGTTTGTTCCGCTTGAAAATATGCACAAATCTTGTGAACATATTGATATTAAATAGTAAAATTTCTAAATAAAAAAGTATTAATCATATAAAATAAAAAGATAATATATTTATTAATATTATTTTAGAGTAAAATATAGACCAAACCATTAAAAATAGTCAAATAAACTATATTCTAATTTAGAATGTTATGTATTCTAAAATATAGAAAACTATTGAAGATCCTTTAAAAATAGAGTTGACGATTCCATCAAATAAGGGGAAAACAAACAAAGGACAACAAATAAAATCTATCTAAAAGAATTAACATGACGAAGATGTTATCCATGTTCTTGTATAGTGAATGTAAAATCAAGTTAAACAATGGAAACTTGGACATGGTAGACAACGTACATACCCCAAATCCTAGTTATGTATCACACAACTCCGTACTACATATAAGAAAGAAAACAGTCAAGAAAAGGCGAGAACAAATAAAACAACCCAAAAAAGAAAGAGCCAAGTATATTTGATTTTCAAGAAACTAAATACTGATATCGAAAAGAGATAATCAAACCATTATTGTCGCTGGCCAGCAATCACCACAAACCTCTCTCCATCACCATCACTCACCGGTGAGTCATGCGGTGCTGGCGAGCCAGAGTTCACCAGGGCCCTATCCAAAATTAGTATAAGAAAAATGAAAATGAAAATTATTTACCTTTAAAAATATGTATTTTATACTTTATTTTAAAATATATTAAGCAAATTTAATTATTATAATTTTGTTTAAAAAATATTTTGTCATATCCTAAAACAGTATTTTCACTTCATGCACTTGGATCATAAAAAAATATTGTGTCATATATATTATGCTAAAACATTTTGTAATGTTTGATCTTCAAAAAAGACACATCTATTGTAACAATGTTTTTTGACTGATATAAATTTTACGTTCTTTCAAAAAAAAAGTTGATAGAAAATTATGTTTTAAGTTTATTTTCATTGCACAGTTTTGAATTTTGTAATAAGTGGAAGATAAATCTTGCCGAGTCACTATGAATAAATAACCAACATGATAGTTAGCTGAAGATACGAGCCAGGTCTTCTTATTTGTTATTTACACCATGAGATCAGCACCAACCCTTTAAGAACCATGATAGCTATGCTCTAGATGTGTTGTTACACCATGAATCCATGATAGTTAGCCTGATTTGTTATTACTGACACCATGATCAGCACCGCCCCTTTAACAACGGTTAAGCACTCCCTGAAGGCATATTGCTCATAGATGAAGAAAGCAGTGAACGAGAATAACATTTCTGTTTTAAGTAAATCGTTGAAGGTTATGGTCAGGAAGGGTAAATAACGGACACAGATATGGTGAAAATTCATAATTTTATAAACTGATCCCAACTAAATATTTAGATTTTCTTTTTCTGTTTTCAATACAAACTCAAATAATAACTGAAAAGCCCCCAAAACATGTAAGAATACATTGATCTTTGCAGCTGCTGATGACTTCCAACTATACAATAAGATAGATATACCAAGTTTCAGAAACGATCTCTTGCTCTCTGTATACGACGCAATGCTTCAGCTTCAGTTGCTGACTCTGTAATGCTTAAAGATTTGCGGATGTCTTTGCTTGATGTTCTGAGGAATGGGTTACACTCTTTCTCCACCTTCACAGTCGTTGGAATCTAAATACAAAGATAGAGAGGTTCAGAGAGAATGAGAGGAGAAAAGAGCAAAGAGTAGATGGTTTTACCGATGGGAGTCCCTGGCTTCGAAGATGGGCAACGCTGGTAGCATAAGACTGAAGAGTTTCATTCTTTGGTTCTACCGACAGCGCAAACTTGAGATTGCCCTGCATCATGGATGAACATGTAAATAGTTTGCTTCACCAGATGGCAGAGAGTAGAAGAAAGTGAAAAAACTCACTGCTGTGTTTTCTCGACCACAATATATATTTGTATCATCTGGTAAAGAGACGATCTTTTGAAGTGATGAAAGCATCTGATACATAGACAAAACAAAAAAAAAAGAGAATATTATTGTCTAGTTATGATAAAATTAGCCTATTAGACCACTCTAATCACTCTCTTTAACACCTCCATAGCATTTAACTCTTGAATTTATAGGAACATGATTGTAAACCCCACAAACAACTTAGCACATTTTTGTCACAAGAAACTAACCATAACAGTGGAAGTATATACAAGGTTGAGTGATGCTATATTCTAGATTCACTGATAAGATTTTAGGCCTCATTTTCAACTAATGTTACCTGCTCAGGGGTACCTTCTGAGACAGTACCACAGGATAAGCTATATATCAAGTCTCCTGTGAATATTGTGGCTGACCCGGGGAAGTAGAAGCTGATATGGCCTGCTTGAGAATAAAGAACGGTTAAATAGAGCCAAAAAAAATAGCAAAAATTTGTTTTAACACTAGAAGCACAAAAGGTAAGGAGAGTAGTTACACAGTGATGTATTGAGGATGGCAAATAAGTTACAAAGATGCAATCAACTAAACATTCTAAGATTGCCAATGCTTGTCTGTAGAAGATATGTTTCATAGTTTTTACAAACCTTGTGTGTGGCCAGGAGTGCCAAGTATCCGAACCTCATGGCCAGCAAACATCCACTTATCACCATCATTCAAGAGTATGTCAATTCCAGGAATCCTATCTTTATCTAGAGCTGAGCCAATCACCTGTCGGAAACATAAGTCATATCAATCAGACAAGGGAACAAGTAGTGATGATAAACAAATATAAACACAAAGATAGTATCCCCATACCTTTGCGCCATACTTTGCTTTCAGTTCAGCATTACCACCTACATGGTCATCATGATGATGAGTATTCAAAATGTAAGTCAAGTTCCAATTCTTCCTACTCAACGCCTCTATAACAGGAGCAGCTTCAGAAGGATCAACGACTCCAACAGTGCCGGTGTCTTCATCGTGCAAAAGATAAGCATAGTTGTCCTTACTACACGCCACCTGAAAAACACCCACCGACAAAAATCAAAAGATTGAAACGTCGTAATAAGTGATGAAAAGGCAAAGCATAGACTAACCAGTTCGATTTTTAACGAAGAGGGCATGTTGGAGATGCTACAGAAGTGTGTGATCTGAAGTGTTTTTCTAGCTCCACGGAGGGTTTTGAGGGGCATGGAGAATAGCCACATAACACCGTATAATAAGCTTTTCCTGAGGCAGAGATGTCTCCAACTAGGCCACACACAAAGCTGACCTCCAATCTGTTTCATAGATACAATCAAACAAAATTATACAATCTGCCAAAAGAAAAAGACCAAACACATTTGTTCAAAACAAAACAGAACACAGAAGCTATAAAGATTGATCCTTTCAACCTAGATATGATAGTAGATGACTATTGTTCATGAATACAATCAACAAAATTAATATAATCTGATAACAAAACAATAGAACTGCCAAAAGAAAAAAGACCAAACACATTACAGAACATAGAAGAAGCTTTAAAGATTGATCCTTTCAACCTAGATATGATAGTAGATGACTATTGTTCATGAATACAATCAACAATTATACAATCTGATACACAACAATAGAACTGTTAAAAAGACAAACACATTGTCAGAGAAACAGAACACAGAAGCTTAAAGATTGATCCTTTCCACCTAGTAGATGACTACTTCAGCTATAAAGACTGATCCTTTTGTTAAAACGAAGCCTAGTACTAACTTCAGATCATCAATAAGATCAGTAAAGTGAGGATCTTTATGAAGTCTGGTACAAACCCATCATCAAAAACCGGATCTTTTTTGACAGAATCAAAGAGAAAAGTGAAAAGGGAGAGACAGAGAGAGAGAGAGAGAGAGATGAACCCTGGAACAGGAAGGAATCGATGAATTGGTGTTAGATGAAGCTTTGGAGATCATCGGCATCCTCTCTCTCTCACTCTGATAGATTCCTCGGAAAGAAACGAGAGAGAGGGAGATGAATCGATTCCACCTTCTTCAAAGAAGCAGCAATAATCTTGCGTGAGCTGAGCTGTGAGGAGGACGAGTCTGCGACTTCGACAGGAAAGACGTCAGAGCTCTAGACAGACAGCTTTTATTAAGTCTTAATTTTTATGTAATTAATAGCTCAACTACTTAAATCCCATCACAATAAATGCTCTCACATACTAATTCCATTAATATCTGGTTATAATTATTTTTACTTTGTAACGGTTTTCCTCATTTAATTTGTTCTTGTTTTACTATGCTAGATTAGATTCCCTTTTGTAAGGCAGGAAAAAAAAAAAACATTTCATTTTGGATGGACGTCTGAAATAGAAAGAAAACTAGATTTTCTTTGGTCAAACTAGCACATGTATATACTATTGGGTTCTTACTTCTTACATGTGGATGTGGTAGTGTCTCTTACTTTTATGAAACTTGAGTTTCTTTGTTTTCTTAAATATATCAACTAATTTTGTTTTATATATATATATATAATTTTCGAATAAACTAGTTTCGTTTTTGTTGGTAAAATTCTTATCAACTAGCTGACTTTTTCAATCTTAGATATGTATATACTGTCGATTATAAAATGTCATAATTTTAGAAAGTAGTTGGCCGCATTATTTATTATAAAATAATGGTTATCATAAAGTAGATTAATATCTAGATTTTGGTATGTTATATTTTTTTCATTTTGTAAAGTCCGGTATCTTCTGTTCCTTGTTGTCATATACATTTCCAGCAACGATATTCTTTCTAAACTAATTAATATGAATATCAAGATTTTGGCATGTATATTTTTTTTTCATTTTGTTATGTCCGGCAGGCCTAATGTCCGGTATCTTCTGTTCTTTGTTGTCATATACATTTCCAGCAACGATATTCCCTCTAAACTAATTAATGGAAAACATATCATTCAACTATTTGAGGGGAAATGTGAGACGAGACAATTTAAGATTAAAAATAAATAATCTTTTATTTGTTATTTAGACCATATTAAGAACAC
Proteins encoded in this window:
- the LOC106337361 gene encoding hydroxyacylglutathione hydrolase 1, mitochondrial-like; the encoded protein is MPMISKASSNTNSSIPSCSRIGGQLCVWPSWRHLCLRKSLLYGVMWLFSMPLKTLRGARKTLQITHFCSISNMPSSLKIELVACSKDNYAYLLHDEDTGTVGVVDPSEAAPVIEALSRKNWNLTYILNTHHHDDHVGGNAELKAKYGAKVIGSALDKDRIPGIDILLNDGDKWMFAGHEVRILGTPGHTQGHISFYFPGSATIFTGDLIYSLSCGTVSEGTPEQMLSSLQKIVSLPDDTNIYCGRENTAGNLKFALSVEPKNETLQSYATSVAHLRSQGLPSIPTTVKVEKECNPFLRTSSKDIRKSLSITESATEAEALRRIQRARDRF